GGGCGCCCACGTCCGGCGACGGCCTGCGACGGCCGGAGTTCTCGCCGCCTTCTCGACCAGGGAGGACACCGTGCGACGCCGTCGCCGCACGTCGTCAGCTCGCGCGCCAGAAGGGTGCGGCGCTGCCGGGGTCCTCACTGATGTCGGCGAGCAGTCCGGTGATGTCCGGCATCTCGTCGTACCGGCGCCGATGGATGGCGGCGATCTTCGCGCCCGTCTCCGGGTCGGGGTCGTCGGTGATGTCCAACGACACGAATTTGTCGACCATCGGCAGCCCGATCCGGTCGATCTCGCGGTGCGCCGGATGGTTCATCATCTTCTCGTAGCCTTCGACGTCCGTGATCGTGGAGACGGCACCGTACTCGTACTCCCCGCCGAATTCGCGACCGATGACCCACGATCTGACCGCCGGGAGACGGCCGCTCGCGCCGCGCATGCGCTCCAGTGCGGTCTCCACCTCCGCCACCGAGATGTCCGGCTTGAGGGTGAAACGAATGCAGTGCCAGATCATCTGGTGTTCCTTTCGATGTCGTTCGTCGAGACGGTCAGGCGGAGGGGAAGACGCCCGCGTGGTCGTGGGCGAAGTCGGTGATGTCGCGAGCGGGCCTTCCGGTGAGATCGGCGACGGCGGTGTGCACGTCGGCGGCCTCACCTCTCGCGTAGTGGGCGTAGTCCTCGACGAGACCGTCGAGCTGCCACAACGGAAGGAAGGCGGCCAGGGCGGTGGCGCGACGGCGCCGGTCCCGACCGGGACGAGATTGCTGCCAGGCACGTCGACGGGGCCGGACCGACCCGGAATCGCCTGCGCTGTGCGCCACCCGCTGATCGCGCCGAGCAGGACGGCGGCGGCAGGTCGACCAGCAGCAGGCTGCGGGACACCCGCTGAGGGGTTCGCATCACGATCGATGCGGTCTTCGTCGTCATCGGTTCTTCCTTGGTCAGCGAGTGCGTGCTTCCGCATCCGGCAGGCGGTGCGGCCCATGCGGACCGGGCGAGACCCGGTTCCAGGGCACGGTGATCAACGAGCAGGCCCCGGCGTCCGTCCGTTGCGGTGATCACAGCCACCCAAAAGAACGTGAGCGGTCACTATCATTAGGGCAAAAACAACACTCCGCCTGCGGTCAGGCGCCGGAGTCCAGGAACCGCTCGGCCCATTCGTCGGTTTCGGCACGAACGGACAGGTCCATAGACGCCGCAACCATGTACAACATGCCTTCGGCAAGAAAGGAGTGCGCCGTGTCGGTTCCGACCTGCGGCAAGACCTCCATTCGCTCGAAGGCATCCTGCGTCCAGCCCTGCATCACATCGCGGATGTCCGGGTCCTCACACGCCGCGTAGCCCTGAAGCAGGATGAGCATGATCTCGCGCCGTTCCATGAGATCGCCCCAGCCGTCCGCCATCGTCTGCAGCGGATTGACTGCCTCCTTCTCGCCGGGAATGAGCACCACCCGCTCGATCGTGGCAAACGTCTGTTTCAGTACTGCGATGAAGAGTTCCTTCTTGGTCGAGAAGATGCGGAACAGGTTCGGATGGGAGATCTCCACATCCTTGGCGATGGTCAC
The Actinoalloteichus fjordicus DNA segment above includes these coding regions:
- a CDS encoding TetR/AcrR family transcriptional regulator, which gives rise to MAGERRPRVSIELRREQILAAALKEFSHKGLHGGSTVTIAKDVEISHPNLFRIFSTKKELFIAVLKQTFATIERVVLIPGEKEAVNPLQTMADGWGDLMERREIMLILLQGYAACEDPDIRDVMQGWTQDAFERMEVLPQVGTDTAHSFLAEGMLYMVAASMDLSVRAETDEWAERFLDSGA
- a CDS encoding Dabb family protein, yielding MIWHCIRFTLKPDISVAEVETALERMRGASGRLPAVRSWVIGREFGGEYEYGAVSTITDVEGYEKMMNHPAHREIDRIGLPMVDKFVSLDITDDPDPETGAKIAAIHRRRYDEMPDITGLLADISEDPGSAAPFWRAS